One window from the genome of Saccharomyces mikatae IFO 1815 strain IFO1815 genome assembly, chromosome: 4 encodes:
- the CDC7 gene encoding serine/threonine protein kinase CDC7 (similar to Saccharomyces cerevisiae CDC7 (YDL017W); ancestral locus Anc_3.183), translating into MTSKIKNIDDIPTEIKEEMIQLYSDLPGLEKEYKLIDKIGEGTFSSVYKAKDITGKITKKFASHFWNYGSNYVALKKIYVTSSPQRIYNELNLLYIMTGSSRVAPLCDAKRVRDQVIAVLPYYPHEEFRTFYRDLPIKGIKKYIWELLRALKFVHSKGIIHRDIKPTNFLFNLELGRGVLVDFGLAEAQMDYKSMISSQGDYDNYANTNHDGGYSMRNHEQFCPCIMRNQYSTNSHNQTPPMVTIQNGKVVHLNNVNGVDLTKGYPKNETRRIKRANRAGTRGFRAPEVLMKCGAQTTKIDIWSVGVILLSLLGRRFPMFQSLDDADSLLELCTIFGWKELRKCAALHGLGFEASGLIWDKQNGYPNGLKEFVYDLLNKECTIGTFPEYSIAFETFGFLQQELHDRMSIEPQLPDSKTSMDAIDAYELKKYQEEIWSDHYWCFQVLEQCFEMDPQKRSSAEDLLKNPFFNELNENTYLLDGESTDEDDVVSSSEADLLDKDVLLISE; encoded by the coding sequence ATGACAAGCAAGATAAAAAACATCGATGATATACCTACAGAgatcaaagaagagatgaTCCAACTTTATAGTGATCTACCCGGtttagaaaaggaatacaAGCTCATAGACAAAATTGGTGAGGGCACTTTTTCATCAGTGTACAAAGCCAAAGATATCACTggaaaaataacaaaaaaattcgcATCTCATTTCTGGAATTATGGTTCGAATTATGTTgccttgaagaaaatatacgTGACTTCATCGCCACAAAGAATTTACAATGAACTCAATCTGCTATACATAATGACAGGCTCTTCAAGAGTTGCTCCTTTATGTGATGCAAAAAGAGTGCGAGATCAAGTCATTGCAGTTTTACCATATTATCCTCACGAAGAATTTAGAACTTTTTATAGAGATCTACCAATAAAAGGTATCAAAAAGTATATTTGGGAGCTACTAAGAGCATTAAAATTTGTCCACTCAAAGGGAATAATTCACAGAGATATTAAGCCGACAAATTTCTTATTTAATTTGGAATTGGGACGTGGTGTTCTTGTTGATTTTGGCTTGGCAGAAGCTCAAATGGATTATAAAAGTATGATATCTAGTCAGGGCGATTACGATAATTATGCAAATACAAATCATGATGGCGGATATTCGATGAGAAATCACGAACAATTTTGCCCATGCATCATGCGTAATCAATATTCAACAAACTCGCACAACCAAACACCTCCCATGGTCACTATACAAAATGGCAAAGTTGTTCACTTAAACAATGTAAACGGCGTGGATCTAACAAAAGGTTATCCTAAAAATGAAACCCGTAGAATCAAACGGGCCAATAGAGCAGGCACCCGTGGGTTTCGGGCACCCGAAGTACTAATGAAATGTGGAGCTCAAACAACAAAGATTGATATATGGTCTGTTGGTgttattcttttgagtCTTTTGGGTAGAAGATTTCCGATGTTTCAAAGTTTAGACGATGCAGATTCCTTGTTGGAATTATGTACCATTTTTGGTTGGAAAGAACTAAGAAAATGTGCAGCTTTGCACGGATTAGGCTTTGAAGCTAGCGGGCTGATTTGGGATAAACAAAATGGATATCCAAATGGATTGAAGGAATTCGTTTATGATCTACTCAATAAAGAATGTACCATAGGTACCTTTCCTGAGTATAGTATCGCTTTTGAAACATTTGGTTTTCTCCAACAAGAATTACATGATAGGATGTCTATTGAGCCGCAGTTACCTGATTCCAAGACGAGCATGGACGCTATTGATGCCTATGAGTTGAAAAAGtatcaagaagaaatttggTCAGATCATTATTGGTGCTTCCAAGTTTTGGAACAATGCTTCGAAATGGATCCTCAAAAACGTAGTTCAGCGGAAGATTTACTGAAAAATCCATTCTTTAATGAATTGAACGAAAACACATATTTACTGGATGGCGAAAGTactgatgaagatgacgtCGTCAGTTCAAGTGAGGCAGATTTGCTCGATAAAGATGTCCTTCTAATATCTGAATAG
- the OSH2 gene encoding oxysterol-binding protein related protein OSH2 (similar to Saccharomyces cerevisiae OSH2 (YDL019C) and SWH1 (YAR042W); ancestral locus Anc_3.175) codes for MSKEDLSSAESLNQVSKPLLKVKLLEVLGQGDFNHLKALVDNEFQPRDDLSVKQVLSLILHYAVQVAPILLIKEIVSNWVDQIDNGKNPCNSNDNIHLDLNYQDENGNTPLHLAAAQSRSDVISFLLDQKSINDCIKNKAHLQPLDMCKDLNVAQMIQLKRDDYFLETVHSLRSAMNNRNFSRLDSIWKSPRNLNLLDINGIDPETGTTLLYEYSQKKDVEMCQWLLKHGAEATVKDEKGRSPLDLVKNIRLPTKPSSSATPEIKLKILLEKNLREQAIVHENVETNKPPTYRGFLKKWTNFAHGYKLRWFVLSSDGNLSYYKDQSHTDRPRGTLKVSTCRLHIDSSEKLNFELLGGLTGTTRWRLKGNHPVETTRWVNAIQSAIRFAKDKEILYKKKAVPPSLVLKSKSPALISHSKTQSSLPEASQYYQHALHKEVIQPSSVSLYRRPSNNLSVVSSEIQLNDNLTESGKRFVSKMIENRLDGNKTPVGVHTDHALQRVRSSNTLKSSRSVQSGSGVASPIDKVTNNITITNSNSANISQSNTTAGSSASLSDNNYIDNFEGDEANSDDEEEEDLGINFDRDEEYIKAQYGPFKEKLDMYEQAISIELSFLIELIEQEVPSPEVWLTVKKSLINTSTIFGKLKDLTYKRDKRLVDMVSKQGDVNNVWIQSVKELEIELSNKTERLASIDKERRVLKKILHKKLLESQVSVDRKETLEDDQEQESDTSASTLGQIAKFISATKEEDEASDVDEFYDAAELVDEVTELTETHPEISMSAAPKHAPPPIPNEETNKIQNSQSKESKEEPEFEKASQKFEKQSNPRIEEEAKTEQSSKDIKKNEVTSPLIVAVTTVQKRKEEYLLKEGSYLGYEDGIRKRLSMDKDDRPKISLWAVLKSMVGKDMTRMTLPVTFNEPTSLLQRVAEDLEYSELLDQAASFEDSSLRTLYVAAFTASSYASTTKRVAKPFNPLLGETFEYSRPDKQYRFFTEQVSHHPPISATWTESPRWDFWGESFVDTKFNGRSFNVKHLGLWHIKLRPDDNEKEELYTWKKPNNTVIGILIGNPQVDNHGEVNVVNHTTGDHCKLYFKARGWRSSGAYEITGEVYNKKKQKVWILGGHWNEAIFAKKVVKDCDLSLEKTKTAASSANGPTDDGTKFLLWKANDRPEEPFNLTPFAITLNAPQPHLLPWLPPTDTRLRPDQRAMEDGRYDEAGDEKFRVEEKQRAARRNREENSIEYHPQWFVRDTHPITKAKYWRYTGRYWVKRRDHDLKNCGDIF; via the coding sequence ATGTCTAAAGAAGACCTGTCTAGTGCAGAAAGTCTCAACCAAGTAAGTAAACCATTACTTAAAGTGAAGCTGTTGGAAGTTTTGGGCCAGGGGGACTTCAATCATTTAAAGGCACTTGTCGATAATGAATTTCAACCCAGAGACGACCTATCCGTGAAACAAGTCCTCAGTTTGATTCTACATTATGCTGTTCAGGTAGCTCCTATTCTCcttatcaaagaaatcgTTTCTAATTGGGTGGATCAAATAGACAATGGGAAGAATCCATGTAACAGCAATGATAACATTCACTTAGACTTGAATTATCAGGATGAAAACGGTAATACTCCACTGCATCTGGCCGCTGCACAATCTCGTTCGGATGTTATCAGCTTCCTTCTTGATCAGAAATCTATTAATGATTGTATTAAGAATAAAGCTCATCTACAACCTTTGGATATGTGCAAAGATTTGAACGTAGCACAAATGATTCAGTTGAAAAGAgatgattattttttggaaaCAGTTCATTCTTTAAGATCTGCCATGAATAACAGAAACTTTTCAAGATTAGATTCAATTTGGAAAAGCCCAAGAAATTTAAATTTATTAGATATTAATGGCATAGATCCTGAAACTGGTACGACATTACTGTACGAATATtcgcaaaaaaaagacgTTGAAATGTGTCAGTGGTTGCTAAAACATGGTGCAGAAGCAACAGTTAAAGATGAGAAGGGACGGTCACCACTGGATTTAGTGAAGAATATAAGACTTCCGACTAAACCATCTAGTAGTGCTACTCCAGAAATtaaattgaaaattcttcttgaaaAGAACTTGAGAGAACAAGCTATTGTCCATGAGAATGTTGAGACGAATAAGCCTCCTACGTATAGGGgatttttaaaaaaatggacaAATTTTGCGCACGGGTACAAATTGCGTTGGTTCGTTTTAAGCAGTGACGGAAATCTATCATATTACAAAGACCAGTCACATACAGATAGACCCCGTGGCACTTTGAAAGTTTCCACATGCCGTTTACATATTGATTCTTCTGAGAAGCTGAATTTCGAGTTGCTAGGTGGTCTTACTGGCACTACAAGATGGCGTCTGAAGGGTAATCATCCCGTTGAAACTACTAGGTGGGTCAACGCCATACAAAGCGCTATCAGATTCGCCAAAGACAAGGAGATattatacaaaaagaaggCAGTACCACCATCCTTGGTTTTAAAGAGCAAATCTCCAGCCCTGATTTCACACTCTAAAACTCAAAGCTCTCTTCCCGAGGCTTCGCAATACTATCAACACGCTCTACATAAAGAGGTGATTCAGCCCTCCTCTGTGAGTCTTTATCGAAGACCAAGCAATAATCTATCTGTTGTATCTAGCGAGATCCAATTGAACGATAATTTGACTGAATCAGGTAAACGATTTGTTAGTAAAATGATTGAAAACCGGTTGGATGGTAATAAAACCCCTGTTGGAGTACACACCGATCATGCTCTACAGAGGGTTCGCAGTAGTAACACTTTAAAAAGCAGCCGGAGTGTCCAAAGTGGTTCAGGTGTAGCTAGTCCTATAGATAAGGTTACTAACAATATTACTATCACTAATAGCAACAGTGCGAACATAAGCCAGTCTAATACGACAGCAGGATCTAGTGCTTCTCTGAGTGATAATAACtatattgataatttcgAAGGTGACGAAGCAAATTCAGATGatgaggaggaggaggacCTTGGAATAAACTTCGATCgtgatgaagaatatatCAAAGCACAATATGGGCCATTTAAGGAAAAACTTGACATGTATGAACAAGCGATAAGTATAGAGTTGAGTTTTCTAATTGAATTAATTGAGCAAGAGGTACCCAGTCCCGAAGTTTGGCTTACAGTAAAGAAAAGTCTGATTAACACATCAACCATTTTTGGTAAACTGAAAGATTTGACATATAAAAGAGATAAAAGATTGGTAGACATGGTTTCGAAACAAGGTGATGTTAACAACGTTTGGATACAATCTGTCAAAGAACTGGAAATAGAGCTGTCCAACAAAACTGAACGTCTGGCGTCTATcgataaagaaagaagagttttgaaaaaaatactacataaaaaattattaGAATCACAAGTCTCCGTTGATAGGAAGGAAACCTTGGAAGATGACCAAGAACAAGAATCAGATACCTCCGCGAGTACTCTCGGTCAAATTGCGAAATTCATTAGCGCCACAAAGGAGGAGGACGAAGCATCTGATGTTGACGAGTTTTATGATGCCGCAGAATTAGTTGACGAAGTAACTGAATTAACAGAAACTCATCCAGAAATTTCAATGTCAGCAGCTCCTAAACATGCTCCCCCTCCGATTCCAAATGAGGAAACTAACAAAATCCAAAATTCTCAGAGCaaagaaagtaaagaaGAGCCTGAGTTTGAGAAAGCAAGCcaaaagtttgaaaaacaaagtaATCCGCGAATAGAAGAGGAAGCAAAAACTGAACAATCATCGAAAGACATCAAGAAGAATGAGGTAACTTCACCCCTTATTGTTGCAGTTACAACGGTACAGAAgaggaaagaagaatactTACTAAAAGAGGGATCCTACCTTGGTTATGAGGATGGTATTAGAAAAAGGCTATCCATGGATAAGGACGATAGGCCCAAGATTAGTCTTTGGGCCGTCTTAAAATCGATGGTGGGCAAAGATATGACAAGAATGACTCTACCCGTTACGTTCAATGAACCTACATCTCTTTTACAAAGAGTGGCAGAGGATTTGGAGTATTCGGAACTGTTAGACCAGGCTGCAAGTTTTGAGGATTCATCTTTGAGGACTCTATATGTGGCAGCCTTTACAGCATCTTCATACGCATCTACCACCAAAAGAGTGGCAAAACCTTTTAACCCACTGTTAGGAGAAACATTCGAATATTCTCGACCAGATAAACAGTATAGGTTCTTCACGGAGCAAGTTTCTCATCACCCACCGATCTCTGCAACATGGACTGAATCACCAAGATGGGACTTTTGGGGTGAATCATTTGTTGATACTAAATTCAATGGCAGATCTTTCAATGTTAAGCACTTAGGTTTATGGCACATTAAGTTGCGGCCAGAtgacaatgaaaaagaggaaCTGTATACTTGGAAGAAACCAAATAATACTGTTATAGGTATTCTCATTGGTAACCCACAAGTCGACAATCACGGTGAAGTTAACGTTGTCAACCACACAACGGGTGATCATTGCAAATTGTATTTCAAAGCAAGAGGATGGAGGTCATCAGGAGCATATGAAATAACAGGTGAGGTCtacaacaagaagaaacaaaaagtgTGGATCCTTGGAGGACACTGGAATGAAGCTATCTTTGCTAAAAAAGTAGTGAAGGATTGTGATCTCTCTCTCGAGAAAACCAAAACCGCTGCATCGTCAGCGAATGGGCCAACTGATGACGGAACGAAATTTTTACTATGGAAAGCAAACGACCGTCCTGAGGAGCCATTTAATTTGACGCCTTTTGCCATCACACTGAATGCCCCACAACCACACCTGTTGCCATGGTTACCCCCCACTGATACACGTTTGAGACCAGATCAAAGAGCAATGGAAGACGGGCGTTATGACGAGGCAGGTGATGAGAAATTTAGGGTTGAAGAGAAGCAAAGAGCAGCACGCCGGAATAGGGAGGAAAACAGCATTGAATATCATCCTCAATGGTTTGTTAGGGATACTCATCCTATCACAAAAGCTAAATATTGGAGGTATACGGGTAGATATTGGGTGAAGAGAAGGGATCatgatttgaagaactgtggtgatattttttaa
- the TSC13 gene encoding trans-2-enoyl-CoA reductase (NADPH) TSC13 (similar to Saccharomyces cerevisiae TSC13 (YDL015C); ancestral locus Anc_3.184), with protein MPVTIKSRSKGLRDTEIDLSKKLTLDDVLKRISENNRNISKYRIRLTYKKESKQVPVISESFFQEEADDSMELFIKDLGPQISWRLVFFCEYLGPILVHSLFYYLSTIPTFVDRWHSGSSEYNPFLNRVAYSLILVHYGKRLFETLFIHQFSLATMPIFNLFKNCFHYWVLSGLISFGYFGYGFPFGNAKLFKYYSYLKLDDLSTLIGLFVVSELWNLYCHIKLRLWGDYQKKHGNAKIRVPLNQGIFKLFVAPNYSFEVWSWIWFTFVFKFNLFAVLFLTVSTVQMYAWAQKKNKKYHTRRAFLIPFVF; from the coding sequence ATGCCTGTCACTATCAAGAGTCGCTCTAAAGGGTTGAGGGACACTGAAATCGATCTGTCCAAAAAGCTTACTTTGGATGATGTTCTAAAGCGAATCTCtgaaaacaatagaaaCATCAGTAAGTATAGGATTAGATTAACCTATAAGAAGGAAAGTAAACAAGTTCCAGTTATTTCCGAAtccttttttcaagaagagGCTGATGACTCAATGGAATTATTCATCAAGGATCTGGGCCCCCAAATTTCGTGGAGATTAGTCTTCTTTTGCGAGTATTTGGGTCCGATTTTGGTTCactctcttttttactaCCTATCTACAATTCCAACATTCGTCGATAGATGGCATAGTGGTAGTTCTGAATACAATCCATTTTTAAACAGGGTTGCATATTCTTTAATTCTAGTGCATTATGGTAAGAGattatttgaaactttatttattcatcaattttctttagcCACCATGccaattttcaatttgttcAAAAACTGTTTCCATTACTGGGTTTTAAGTGGTCTCATTTCATTCGGCTACTTTGGCTACGGCTTCCCATTTGGAAATGCTAAGTTATTTAAATATTACTCTTATCTGAAATTGGATGACTTAAGTACGTTGATTGGTCTCTTTGTCGTTTCAGAACTATGGAATCTCTACTGTCACATTAAATTGCGCCTCTGGGGTGactatcaaaagaaacacGGTAACGCTAAGATCCGCGTCCCATTGAATCAAGgtattttcaaactttttGTCGCTCCTAACTATTCCTTCGAAGTTTGGTCCTGGATTTGGTTTACCTTTGTCTTCAAGTTCAATTTGTTTGccgttttatttttgaccGTTTCAACTGTCCAGATGTACGCATGGgctcaaaagaagaacaaaaagtaTCATACTAGAAGAGCATTCTTGATTccatttgttttttaa
- the NOP1 gene encoding rRNA methyltransferase NOP1 (similar to Saccharomyces cerevisiae NOP1 (YDL014W); ancestral locus Anc_3.185), translating to MSFRPGSRGGSRGGSRGGFGGRGGSRGGARGGSRGGFGGRGGARGGSRGGFGGRGGARGGSRGGFGGRGGARGGSRGGAAGGARGGAKVVIEPHRHAGVYIARGKEDLLVTKNMAPGESVYGEKRISVEEPSKEDGVPPTKVEYRVWNPFRSKLAAGIMGGLDELFIAPGKKVLYLGAASGTSVSHVSDVVGPEGVVYAVEFSHRPGRELISMAKKRPNIIPIIEDARHPQKYRMLIGMVDCVFADVAQPDQARIIALNSHMFLKDQGGVVISIKANCIDSTVDAETVFAREVQKLREERIKPLEQLTLEPYERDHCIVVGRYMRSGLKK from the coding sequence ATGTCATTTAGACCAGGTAGCAGAGGCGGTTCCCGTGGTGGTTCCAGAGGCGGCTTCGGTGGCAGAGGTGGCTCCCGTGGTGGTGCCCGTGGTGGTTCCAGAGGTGGCTTCGGTGGTAGAGGTGGTGCTCGTGGTGGTTCCAGAGGTGGCTTCGGTGGCAGAGGCGGTGCTCGTGGTGGTTCCAGAGGAGGCTTCGGTGGCAGAGGTGGTGCCCGTGGTGGTTCTCGTGGTGGTGCTGCTGGTGGTGCCAGAGGTGGTGCCAAGGTTGTTATTGAACCACATAGACATGCTGGTGTTTACATTGCCAGAGGTAAAGAAGATTTGCTAGTTACCAAAAATATGGCCCCAGGTGAATCTGTTTATGGTGAAAAGAGAATTTCTGTTGAAGAAccttcaaaagaagatggtGTTCCTCCTACCAAGGTTGAATACCGTGTTTGGAATCCTTTCAGATCTAAGTTGGCAGCCGGTATTATGGGAGGTTTAGATGAATTATTCATTGCCCCAGGTAAAAAAGTTCTATATTTAGGTGCTGCTTCAGGTACTTCTGTTTCTCACGTCTCAGATGTTGTTGGCCCAGAAGGTGTTGTGTATGCTGTTGAGTTTTCTCACAGACCGGGCAGAGAATTAATTTCTATGGCTAAGAAGAGacctaatattattccAATTATTGAAGATGCTAGACACCCACAAAAGTACAGAATGTTGATTGGTATGGTTGATTGTGTCTTCGCAGATGTTGCTCAACCTGACCAAGCTCGTATTATTGCATTGAACTCTCATATGTTCTTGAAAGATCAAGGTGGCGTTGTTATCTCTATCAAGGCTAACTGTATTGACTCTACTGTAGACGCAGAAACTGTTTTTGCCAGAGAAGTTCAAAAGTTACGTGAGGAACGTATTAAGCCATTGGAACAATTGACTTTGGAACCATACGAAAGAGACCATTGTATCGTCGTTGGTAGATATATGAGAAGTggtttgaagaaatag
- the RPN4 gene encoding stress-regulated transcription factor RPN4 (similar to Saccharomyces cerevisiae RPN4 (YDL020C); ancestral locus Anc_3.173): MASTELGLKRTLTDILEDELYHTNPVHNQFAGHYQNYHPNASITPYKLVNNNKENNSFTWSHSPYQQNESSVASIPPQQTYHFPIFNKYADPTLTTTTTFTNGDTTANDRQISNVHLIPNEIKNVNETPLQKTVNLKNIMKVSDPYVPTRNTFNYDVKISNDFFDNGDNLYGNDEEVLFYEDNYNPKMQWSLQDNTTAINNDDARAIFNNEFDSDDDDISDDEEDDIEEGEEEEKDDTVEKEYRFQQSQQQEEPLLPLDSTPITIFGSDQKTGRARSTGHLFNEYSYVDSNIDNMTNIVSENLLDEQEHGNEGEDEDEGEDDNDLLEGDDIYDISLLKNRRKQSFVLNKNTIDFERFPSPSTSENIPSTTVTSKRKPTKSSNNRNGVNSNSENATLEKIKKPTPAVSGSHTSRRKLINYTKKHLSSQSLSSSSNLKTSTTSPSVHTTSSDTNNEIYTCQIMNLITNEPCGAQFSRSYDLTRHQNTIHAKRKIVFRCSECIKILGSEGYQKTFSRLDALTRHIKSKHEDLSIEERQEVTKFAKANIGYVMG, from the coding sequence ATGGCATCTACAGAACTTGGCCTAAAGAGAACTTTAACGGATATTTTGGAGGACGAGTTGTACCATACTAACCCGGTACATAATCAATTCGCAGGCCATTATCAAAACTATCATCCAAATGCCAGCATTACTCCGTATAAGTTGGTGAAcaacaataaagaaaataacagtTTTACGTGGAGTCACTCTCCTTATCAACAGAATGAATCCAGTGTGGCCTCTATACCTCCACAACAAACTTACCATTTCCCAATATTTAATAAATACGCAGATCCTACTTTGACAACCACCACCACTTTTACAAATGGAGACACAACTGCAAACGATAGACAGATTAGTAACGTTCACCTCATACCAAATGAAATTAAGAATGTCAACGAAACCCCACTACAGAAAACCGttaatttgaaaaatataatgaaaGTATCGGATCCCTATGTACCGACAAGAAATACTTTTAATTACGACGTTAAGATTTctaatgatttttttgacaaCGGTGATAATCTATATGGTAATGACGAAGAAGTACTCTTCTATGAAGATAATTATAATCCAAAGATGCAGTGGTCTCTCCAAGATAATACCACCGCaataaataatgatgaCGCAAGAGCTATTTTTAACAATGAATTTGACtccgatgatgatgatattagtgatgatgaggaggatgacattgaagaaggagaagaagaagaaaaggatgaTACTgtagaaaaggaatatcGTTTCCAACAAAGTCAACAGCAGGAGGAACCTCTACTACCTTTGGATTCTACTCCAATTACAATATTTGGTTCTGATCAAAAAACCGGTCGAGCTAGGAGTACTGGTCATCTATTTAATGAGTACAGCTATGTTGACTCTAATATAGATAACATGACCAATATTGTGTCTGAAAATTTGTTGGACGAACAAGAACATGGCAATGAAGGggaagatgaagacgaaggGGAAGATGACAATGACCTTCTTGAGGGAGACgatatatatgatatatCTCTTTTAAAGAATAGAAGAAAGCAAAGCTTCGTTCTAAACAAGAATActattgattttgaaagatttccATCCCCATCAACCTCGGAAAATATACCGTCTACTACTGTTAccagcaaaagaaaaccaacaAAGTCGTCTAATAATCGTAATGGCGTTAACAGTAATAGTGAGAACGCTAcattagaaaaaataaaaaagccGACACCGGCTGTATCGGGCTCCCACACAAGCAGACGGAAACTAATCAACTACACTAAGAAGCACCTATCTTCTCAGTCCTTATCTTCCAGTTCGAACTTAAAAACCTCGACAACGTCACCCTCGGTGCATACGACATCTTCGgatactaataatgaaatataCACTTGCCAGATAATGAATCTCATTACTAACGAACCATGTGGCGCCCAGTTTTCAAGATCTTATGATTTAACAAGACACCAGAACACTATTCATGCTAAAAGAAAGATCGTTTTCCGTTGTTCCGAGTGTATAAAAATTCTTGGGTCCGAGGGCTATCAGAAGACATTCTCGAGGCTGGATGCTTTGACAAGGCATATAAAATCAAAGCATGAAGATTTATCAATCGAAGAACGCCAAGAAGTTACAAAATTTGCAAAAGCCAACATTGGTTATGTCATGGGTTAA
- the ERP3 gene encoding Erp3p (similar to Saccharomyces cerevisiae ERP3 (YDL018C); ancestral locus Anc_3.182) has protein sequence MFRLSELWVCWFFLTQFFVGASPLTFELKKGRKECLYTLTPDIDCTVSYYFAVQQGEGNDFDVNYEIFAPDDKNKPIIERSGERQGEWSFVGQHKGEYAICFYGGKAHDKIVDFDINYTCQRQNDVRNERRKARKAQRNLRDSKTDPLQESLENSIDTIERQLHVLERNIQYYKTRNTRNHHTVCSTEHRIVMFSIYGILLIIGMSCAQIAVLEFIFRESRKHNV, from the coding sequence ATGTTCCGTTTAAGTGAGCTTTGGGTTTGCTGGTTCTTTTTGACACAATTTTTTGTGGGGGCATCACCGTTAACATTTGAGCTGAAAAAGGGTCGAAAAGAGTGCTTATACACGCTAACTCCGGATATTGACTGTACCGTCTCATATTATTTTGCAGTGCAACAGGGGGAAGGTAATGACTTTGATGTTAATTACGAAATATTTGCTCCAGATGACAAAAACAAGCCAATAATTGAGAGGTCTGGTGAACGTCAAGGTGAATGGTCCTTCGTAGGCCAACACAAAGGAGAATACGCTATCTGCTTCTATGGTGGCAAAGCACACGACAAGATTGTAGATTTTGACATTAATTACACTTGTCAGCGCCAAAACGATGTCCGAAATGAAAGACGCAAGGCAAGAAAGGCACAGAGGAATTTGAGAGACTCTAAAACCGATCCTTTGCAAGAGAGTCTGGAAAATTCAATAGACACGATAGAAAGGCAGCTTCATGTCTTGGAACGTAATATACAGTACTATAAGACCAGAAACACCAGAAACCACCATACAGTTTGTTCAACAGAGCATAGAATTGTTATGTTTTCCATCTACGGTATTTTATTAATCATCGGAATGAGCTGCGCTCAAATCGCCGTATTAGAGTTTATTTTCAGAGAATCAAGAAAGCATAATGTTTAG